The Maniola jurtina chromosome 25, ilManJurt1.1, whole genome shotgun sequence genomic sequence ttttttatttatacttgtaACGTAAATAACTAGGTGACTAAGTCCGCGTGCGACGATGTAGCACTCAGTAgcttcaaaagtacctacctttttacACGGCTACGCAACGCGTTGTACCTTTTCTAACTCAGTATTCAACACTGAATCATAGCCAACCTAGCCAACCATCTCATTTGACGTTCCTGCTTCGTAGCTTCGATTAATAGAAGCTCCGTAGTAACTTGGTTGATTTTTGGTTTAACTGTGCATTTTTTGAAAAgcagttaaaaaatttaaagcaGAAAAAGGTATGAACCGTCCAGAAGGTATAAACTTAAAAtaggtttataataattataatgcgagagtggtttttttttgtttccaaaAATAAAGCACTTATACTGTTTAAAAAGGCCTAGACCCAGTGCCGGAAAGCCAGTTAAAAAACGTCAGCGTGTCACAGACCACGAAGTGTCAGTGTCAACGGTGTCAACCGTCACTAGTGtactgtcagtctgtcagtgtCAATAGCTGTCAAATAATACGACgaagtattttgaattttcaaagtttttataatttgaattaattaatataaaagaaatatctaatctataaatatatatgAAGTAATTAAGCAACAACATGAATCAGTTTCCTttaaaaggtaaataaaatgtacattaagataaataataacCTCTAATAGTGTAAACAAAACAACACATTTTCTAACCTAAACACATccttaacattatatttttaaccgctTGCTTGAAATActtattacatataatataaataacagtgtaatatacatattaaaaGGTTTATTCTTTACGGACAAAcatttttcagttaaaatagGCATTGTTGCATACAAAAGTATACATAacacatataatattttttatcctggaaaatcagagttcccatgagatatttgaaaaacctaagtccaactaatttttaatcacactaatattataaaggcgaaagtttgtgtgtatatttgttactccttcatgcaaaaactacttgacggatttggctgaaatttggagagcacataggctacttttatcccgaaatatcaaagagtccccatgggattttgaaaaacctaaatccacgcggacaaagtcgtgggcattggCAACCCTTCAGAGTCAATCTATTCATGTTTATTACAGTCTAGTAAAGGtgataaatgaaataaatctaTTTTACTCTACAGAACTAAAACGTCGGCTCTCCGACGATGCCATACCTCTGCCAAAGCGTATCAGGCTAGCAAGAAATGTTCTCCAATCACATCACTTCCCCACCGTACCTCAGGAACGTGTGGTAGCAGAATGGGTGAATGACTTGATACACGGTGATAAGATCACTAGTAGAGGGCTGAAAGATATACTTGATTGGTTAAATGGAGATACTGATTTCACTAATGAGCTGaagtataaaataatcaagGTGAGTTAccttttttttacccaactacggcaaagccaaaaggaagtgttatgattttagcagtctatgtatatttgtatccagattctccGTGTtctatcgtagcgcctaaactactgggccgattttgatgaatgtggtgtcaattgattcgtcgtaaaagtctgggtgacataggctacattttatacgataaaaattgacctaacagatgtaacatcaaaaaaagtgggggtctcgaaatttttttttgctatttggagtgggatatcaaatgaaaaaggaaaaaattctgagttcataaatatagatgtaacattaaaatataccaagagaCAGAAATACGATTTTACTATTATacttcagcgtttattaagacaataGTAGTtgcattttagttttcaactttatcttctTTATCATCAACAAAAGGAATATTGTAAGTACAAGTCTGCTTTTGACACTGAGCAACCGCAAAGGTTTACACGATGTGTGTCATTTATACTTGTTTTCTAACTATAATTAATAGAAttccaatcaatcaatcaatagctccaatcctgatgctgcaggggccaccaaaactgatgggaattagaaactgtcggttataaattcatattgaaggtatctataccaagtaaagactttgtacCTCGaagacccaactcctcaaccctgatgctgtaagaaattgcattcctcaatcctggtgatcccacaggatttttaaaggatcacatgtttaatttttttacgaaaggtacagaaataccttgcatcccggggatgggctattgcggataggctacttttgttctggaaaatcaaaagtttttttttggggATTTTCAAATGATcaaaagggatttttaaaaacctaaatccacgctggcAAAGCTGCAAGCACCATCTAGTatacaatattaagtatattttttatacattccAGGTTGTGACCCGATATCTTCATAGCAGCACATTACATGACAAAGACATAGGCAacattatattgtttttaacaAACAAGAAAACTGCCCCACAGTTAAACTGTCTACCAGATGAATTCCTGTTTATAACCAAAACTCTATTAAAAACTTTACACCCCATTTATAGTGAAAATATCCAGAAAATTCAAACTATTTTGAATAACATAATAGACTATTATAAGGGATCAAAAAAGAAAGTGGAATTTATTGGAAAATTTATGTTTGGTGAATGCATAGAACAAATTATCAGCTACCTTAAAACGGAATGCCACAGCGCTGTTATAAATGTATGTCAAAATATACTCTTTCCGTTAACTAAGAAGCAGACCTTTGCACATTTCTTCAATCATATGATCAAAACTGACAATGTAGATGAAATATCATCAGacaaaagtgaaaatatgcAAATCGTTGTCACAATCATGCGTGGATTCTTCACATTTCCAAATGGTAGAGTACAAAAAGACCCTAAATTTTTAAACTGTTTTATTAACATATTCGTATCGTGTTTTCGGAACGAAAGCCGTATAATTTTTGCGTTCTATATAATGGCTGCAAGCGTTTTGAACATGCCACAAAACTATTTAATCCCAGCTATGAAAATGCCACCAATAATGTTCGTAGAGAACGACGATAAAATAAAACGCACTATTTTCTTGAATATGcttgaagttttattaaaaaatgaagTTGATATTACTGTACGTTTGACTGACACGATAGGTGAAAAGATTTCTAAAGTAGAAATCAAAAAGACGTTCATGTCCTTCCTACAAACTTTAATGCTAGGACAGTTAAAATTAGAAGGAAAGATGGATAAAACTACGCtaaaaataattacaacagCAATCAAATTAGATCCGAGTTTGGTAGAACAAAAAATGGATCAAATTCTTCCACACATTATGACAGCGACGAAAAATAATGCTGATTTCTTAAACTCATATATAGAAATGATGAATTGTTTACTGGAAACTTTGTTCAAATTGAGCCACGGTACAGATTTTCTTAATCAAATGATACCACATCTTAAATTAAGCTTAGAAGCTAGTAATATTGAACAGTTTGAGTTAAAACAGAAACTGAAAGAAGCTACAAATAATATTACCGAGTATTTTGACGAGATTAAAGTGGAAACGATTAAAGCGAAAATAATTACGGGAAAAGATATTTTCCCTCCAGAATGTGTTGAAATGTATGGCAAGTTGACTTCGGAATTGTTATTCAGACAGAGTAAAGATCTGTTGGTGAGTTTACAAAAGGATTTTGAAGAGAGCTGTCTAATGATGCTTGAAGAAGGATTCGTTAGTATGTATTTGAACTTGTTTAGCTAACTTagaaacgggaagtaccatataggttttcttgacagacacgactgacggacagatggatgaacagacagacagacaacaaagtgatcctataagggttccgtttttccttttgaggtatagaaccctaaaaatcagtaCTCTTGTTAGttttgaaagaaaaagaaaagattaattatatatccatattcatattaatatagtatgtctgtctgcttgcttttcactGCCAATtagtaaccgattttgatgaaatttggtgtaGTGATAGCTTGCATGATGCATCCCAGGTATGgcctaagctactttttatcctgaaaaatcaaagagttcccagaagatatttgaaaacttaaatccagtTGCTATCCACGTAGTTAAATTTCAACGCTTTTTGGTAAAGATCGCCATTATAGCAtcttgagaccccaacgtctaaCATTTTATGAACTTCTATGtgtttaattttacattataGGTCCATCAATAATAACGCTAGCGGAAACTCTGGCCGCCATCTTGTCGAGTGTCCTACGTCACAGCAAGATGGCCGACCACACAGTCCCACAGAATATAGCCGAGGAGTTCTGGGCGGCTTTCCAAAACTTTGAAGACCAGTGTTTGAATAAATTTGGAGAGTGCATTCTGAAGTTgaattatgtaagtattaaCTGACTTTCAAAGAAGATTCAATGCGAATTCTTTTCTAATTACCCTCAAATTCGAACCCATTTCTATAATAAGGATAAATAAACAATAGTTCTATTAGTCTataatcttactaatattataaatgtgaaagtttgtatttttgttactccttcacgccacaatgaccACTGATTTGGCTGAAGAATAGAGATAGCTTATAACCTGAAAAGGATAatgcataactgagtaggttccagaaaccaaaggagtatgggtttaatgaacaCTGCCATACCTGTTCCAGGTtaacctgcttccatcttagactgcatgattacttaccatcaggtgagattgctatcaagagctaacttgtatctgaataaaaaaagattcctgCGCgatgcgggaggggtgtgatgacgtgacgcgagagctcagtgatttgcaacttgtgtctgtctgtctgttaccctCCCGCACTGCTCCACTATCGCCGGAGCCTCCTCAGTTACACGCTATACctataacacacacacacacacacacacacacacacacacacacacacacacacacacacacacacacacacacacacacacacacacacacacacacacacacacatgcaacaGGACCTCAATGTAGGGAGGAAGGGGATGGAAAGATGTCCCATCCATTACTGACTGATTTATTTGTTCTGAATGTCTTAAGTGGTAGAGTTTATAAGCACCACCCACCAATGTAGACATTTCGTTATGCTATGGTTaatatttctatgctttgtcaTTCATTGAATACCGCCCCTACATCCTATTTAAATATTGTACAAACCCCATATGGGTCAAGGCCTGAAATGATAAaatcttctttattttatttatttattattaagtaattattaactAAAGGatgtattcatcatcatcatcagcctgtggacgtccactgttggacataggccttccctatagagaaAGATGGATCTTacctaaaagatgtattgtataaaaaaaactttatttcagAATCCAGTGCTAGTTCTGGCCTTTTTGAAACTTAATTTGAGCTTTTCCCACTTGAAACTATTGAATCTTAAGTATAGCAACACTAAACTAAAGATTGTGGATAACAATTTACTCCCATTTCTGTGCAAAGAGAAATGGATTTCTTTTGCGTCGAAGATACAAGAAGAAGAAGCGAATTTGATATGGGTAAGAAATtcatacgaatattataaatgcgaaatagtgtctgtttgtctgcttaaccagttttgatgaaatttgttacggagacagacataggctatttttatcccggaaaatcgaaataTTCCCACGGAATCAGTCaacggatttttcaaaacctaaatccaggcggattAAAGCTGCTGACATCGTCTTTTTGGTACAGAGACGCGTGCATCCTTAATCCATAGACTAAGCTAGAGTGGGTCAGCCAGTTCTTTAGTAGACTTTTacgaagtgtttttttttaattaattcgaGAATTTATAAGCCGTGATAACCTGATGGTTAAGATATAGACCTCACTTTACTGCACagctgaaagttctccataatgttctctgccaatcacactaatattataaaggcaaaagtttgtgtgtgtgtgtatgtttgttactcctttacgcaaaaaaccactagacgtatttagctgaaatttggaatggagatagataatatcctggattagcacataggctattttttatcccggaaaatcaaagaattcccatgggattttgaaaaacctaagtccacgcggacgaagtcgcgggcatcctctagttcccACTAAGCCGGAGTGGTAGACTGtagtcaaacccttctcactatgagaggagacccgtgctcagtagtgagccatgATGGATAATGATGATGTGCGTTTATAATGCTAATTAACAAATTAGTACAAAGAAAAGCTGGTAcatttttgcgcaacggatcagcctggctgtccagcgtggaaatgcagccagtatccttggcaccattccacgcgggcataatttgtataggaattagataaggctaaaaatcgtttattcaaaaaaaattaacaaatttttattttaaatttttatttcagatccAAATACTTCTGACAAAAACAATGACAATCGAATTGCTATCAACTGATAACACTGACGAACATACATCCAACTTACTATCCGAGACAAAGACAAATATAATCAAACAAATCTCAGACCACCCTCAAATACTTGCGTACGATAACTACATAACTAGCAACTTATTCAGAAATCTGGATAGAAATCAATCGAAACAACTATCAAAACTATTACTAAAATCTGGCACACATGATCCggatatgaaaatatttaataccaACGCAATAACTGGTAATAAAGTAATATTACAAACAATACTATTAAAAGTTACTAAAAATATATGCGATTGTATTGAAAATACTAGTGTTTTATCCAAAGCACTTAGcaaaaccaattttgatgttaCTTCTTTCACAAAAGAAGTCAATATCAAAGAATATTTCTATAATACATTGATACAAAATCAAGATGTAATAGAGAACTTGATTGAAGTTTTGAAACAATTACAAATACACTACATGGAAGAAAACTATCAATTGACGGCCATCTTTGTTTTGCTAATAACAAAGAAGTGTTGCCAGACTaaaaaattgagaaaaaaaatagattatataTTGCAGAGTATTTACGAATTGAGTCCTAAATATCCAGATTTGTACAAAATATTCTCAGTCGATTTTATATTCGATTTTGATAACAATACTTTGATCGATTTATTGAAGTTGACTAATAAAACGCCTAACAATACACTTGTACTGAAAAGTGTCTTAGAAACAGCAGTGAAGAAAGTGAAAACTGACTCAGAAATCGTAAAAAACATCGTCGAAATTCTATTAACCAATCATAAAAGTAAGGGTACACTGTCTAGTATTGAATACTTTAAAGAACCAGTTTTTCAAATCATTTGTATAATACTACCTTTAATAGCTAGAGAGAAAAAAGCTATAACGACAAGTGCGTACAGATCGATCCTAGCAAAtttacaagaaaaactaaataaagcaaTGCTAGATTCGTTTAAAAATATCGATTTCAGTAAAAACAGTAGCTTTTTAGTCGATGAGGCGGGCAGCACTGATGATAGTGTGGTAGTTTCGGAGAATACAGTGGCAACACTGAACGCAATGGGCGCTTATACGTTGACACTGTTGAAATATTGCGAATCAAATGATGGACTAGAATTGAAGAATATGGAATGTGTCTTACTTGGGTTGGAACTCTTCGTACAAAGAGCTGTGAGTATTTATCAATAACAAGTTATGGACTAAGGGCCCGTGAGggccagactttcgttattttataaaagctgatagTTTCTATATGTATTGTCTCCAACATAGGTAtgaacgatcagcaactatgaagtttggatcatagtggctttggcagataacaggtaacaattGTGTATAAAATTTTGCGCCAaagtataaaatgaaaatactaaaaaaaaatatactatactTTGATGACAGATTTTATATACCTTTGTTAcatgttatctgccaaagccactaTGATCCTAAATTCATAGTCGCTCGTTCCTCCctatgttggggacaatgcgtagagagactttcagcttttataaaataacgaagctcCCCACGGGCTCTTTCTCTATTATTTAGCGCTTTTCTGATATAGTATAGTACCatcaggacttcgtctgtgttggtgttagctggcgggcgtgctctgccttttggtgtgttttttttttttttttgttaaaactgactggaaagc encodes the following:
- the LOC123878215 gene encoding uncharacterized protein LOC123878215 isoform X1, producing MNQFPLKELKRRLSDDAIPLPKRIRLARNVLQSHHFPTVPQERVVAEWVNDLIHGDKITSRGLKDILDWLNGDTDFTNELKYKIIKVVTRYLHSSTLHDKDIGNIILFLTNKKTAPQLNCLPDEFLFITKTLLKTLHPIYSENIQKIQTILNNIIDYYKGSKKKVEFIGKFMFGECIEQIISYLKTECHSAVINVCQNILFPLTKKQTFAHFFNHMIKTDNVDEISSDKSENMQIVVTIMRGFFTFPNGRVQKDPKFLNCFINIFVSCFRNESRIIFAFYIMAASVLNMPQNYLIPAMKMPPIMFVENDDKIKRTIFLNMLEVLLKNEVDITVRLTDTIGEKISKVEIKKTFMSFLQTLMLGQLKLEGKMDKTTLKIITTAIKLDPSLVEQKMDQILPHIMTATKNNADFLNSYIEMMNCLLETLFKLSHGTDFLNQMIPHLKLSLEASNIEQFELKQKLKEATNNITEYFDEIKVETIKAKIITGKDIFPPECVEMYGKLTSELLFRQSKDLLVSLQKDFEESCLMMLEEGFVSPSIITLAETLAAILSSVLRHSKMADHTVPQNIAEEFWAAFQNFEDQCLNKFGECILKLNYNPVLVLAFLKLNLSFSHLKLLNLKYSNTKLKIVDNNLLPFLCKEKWISFASKIQEEEANLIWIQILLTKTMTIELLSTDNTDEHTSNLLSETKTNIIKQISDHPQILAYDNYITSNLFRNLDRNQSKQLSKLLLKSGTHDPDMKIFNTNAITGNKVILQTILLKVTKNICDCIENTSVLSKALSKTNFDVTSFTKEVNIKEYFYNTLIQNQDVIENLIEVLKQLQIHYMEENYQLTAIFVLLITKKCCQTKKLRKKIDYILQSIYELSPKYPDLYKIFSVDFIFDFDNNTLIDLLKLTNKTPNNTLVLKSVLETAVKKVKTDSEIVKNIVEILLTNHKSKGTLSSIEYFKEPVFQIICIILPLIAREKKAITTSAYRSILANLQEKLNKAMLDSFKNIDFSKNSSFLVDEAGSTDDSVVVSENTVATLNAMGAYTLTLLKYCESNDGLELKNMECVLLGLELFVQRAIQAIENPSSKNQHIEISIHLINVTLRYIKKLEAHTIFKDKDKLFHEIWLSIKSRLLLIFSEGGKGKVSSACFDEIAIVLKFLAELSSVECFSTHFVGDLANLALLKKPSIILKNTETTNQQLTARKVSKYLWQNCLKANIIELKCVAMTKLIARTTRNIKFWMQQHYDCVQNGGKKDINQDGDQEMQIEENTSIGRDESLKILKIDDSICELLRYDLDILSEVILAAKKISLDYKFLDSIFEVHHLMHYILGRKTIDIKCKITWQGFVSIYDGCVAILNNLLLSREELLEDRWPCYIQCYKALVLCLCERSTSLSETDKAAELKLVEIAHSIEKLTQSICKRKAHVSRISAYAVADFCTWLENNPPPKVVRQHIENSIALLIQVSDSTYAMAFLRRALAGSVGQMTMMNMYTMYKRYHKYVGNA
- the LOC123878215 gene encoding uncharacterized protein LOC123878215 isoform X2, whose product is MNQFPLKELKRRLSDDAIPLPKRIRLARNVLQSHHFPTVPQERVVAEWVNDLIHGDKITSRGLKDILDWLNGDTDFTNELKYKIIKVVTRYLHSSTLHDKDIGNIILFLTNKKTAPQLNCLPDEFLFITKTLLKTLHPIYSENIQKIQTILNNIIDYYKGSKKKVEFIGKFMFGECIEQIISYLKTECHSAVINVCQNILFPLTKKQTFAHFFNHMIKTDNVDEISSDKSENMQIVVTIMRGFFTFPNGRVQKDPKFLNCFINIFVSCFRNESRIIFAFYIMAASVLNMPQNYLIPAMKMPPIMFVENDDKIKRTIFLNMLEVLLKNEVDITVRLTDTIGEKISKVEIKKTFMSFLQTLMLGQLKLEGKMDKTTLKIITTAIKLDPSLVEQKMDQILPHIMTATKNNADFLNSYIEMMNCLLETLFKLSHGTDFLNQMIPHLKLSLEASNIEQFELKQKLKEATNNITEYFDEIKVETIKAKIITGKDIFPPECVEMYGKLTSELLFRQSKDLLVSLQKDFEESCLMMLEEGFVSPSIITLAETLAAILSSVLRHSKMADHTVPQNIAEEFWAAFQNFEDQCLNKFGECILKLNYNPVLVLAFLKLNLSFSHLKLLNLKYSNTKLKIVDNNLLPFLCKEKWISFASKIQEEEANLIWIQILLTKTMTIELLSTDNTDEHTSNLLSETKTNIIKQISDHPQILAYDNYITSNLFRNLDRNQSKQLSKLLLKSGTHDPDMKIFNTNAITGNKVILQTILLKVTKNICDCIENTSVLSKALSKTNFDVTSFTKEVNIKEYFYNTLIQNQDVIENLIEVLKQLQIHYMEENYQLTAIFVLLITKKCCQTKKLRKKIDYILQSIYELSPKYPDLYKIFSVDFIFDFDNNTLIDLLKLTNKTPNNTLVLKSVLETAVKKVKTDSEIVKNIVEILLTNHKSKGTLSSIEYFKEPVFQIICIILPLIAREKKAITTSAYRSILANLQEKLNKAMLDSFKNIDFSKNSSFLVDEAGSTDDSVVVSENTVATLNAMGAYTLTLLKYCESNDGLELKNMECVLLGLELFVQRAIQAIENPSSKNQHIEISIHLINVTLRYIKKLEAHTIFKDKDKLFHEIWLSIKSRLLLIFSEGGKGKVSSACFDEIAIVLKFLAELSSVECFSTHFVGDLANLALLKKPSIILKNTETTNQQLTARKVSKYLWQNCLKANIIELKCVAMTKLIARTTRNIKFWMQQHYDCVQNGGKKDINQDGDQEMQIEENTSIGRDESLKILKIDDSICELLRYDLDILSEVILAAKKDFPGLQIPRFNI